One part of the Gossypium raimondii isolate GPD5lz chromosome 1, ASM2569854v1, whole genome shotgun sequence genome encodes these proteins:
- the LOC105786324 gene encoding peptidyl-prolyl cis-trans isomerase CYP18-2 gives MWASSEGGAPEVTLETSMGAFTVELYYKHAPRTCRNFIELSRRGYYDNVKFHRIIKDFIVQGGDPTGTGKGGESIYGPVFDDEIRSELKHTGAGILSMANAGPNSNGSQFFITLSPAPSLDGKHTIFGRVCRGMEIIKRLGSVQTDNNDRPIHDVKILRTSVKD, from the exons ATGTGGGCAAGTTCAGAGGGAGGTGCACCAGAGGTTACTCTAGAAACCTCTATGGGTGCCTTCACTGTTGAG CTATATTACAAGCATGCACCCAGAACTTGTCGGaacttcattgaactttccagGAGAGGCTATTATGACAATGTCAAATTCCATAGAATTATCAAG GATTTTATAGTTCAGGGTGGAGATCCAACTGGGACTGGAAAAGGTGGAGAATCTATTTATGG TCCTGTATTCGATGATGAGATAAGGTCCGAGTTAAAACATACTGGAGCTGGTATTTTATCTATGGCTAATGCGGGTCCGAATTCAAATGGAAGTCAGTTCTTCATTACTTTATCTCCAGCGCCGTCATTAGATG GTAAACACACAATATTTGGGAGAGTATGTAGGGGAATGGAAATTATCAAGAGGCTTGGTAGTGTCCAAACTGACAACAATGACAG GCCCATTCATGATGTGAAGATCCTACGGACTTCAGTCAAAGACTAG
- the LOC105786325 gene encoding probable UDP-N-acetylglucosamine--peptide N-acetylglucosaminyltransferase SPINDLY: MAWTEKDVNGREKDLIAENGFLKDRQSSPGPSTSTVDVIPPPKAFEGKDALSYANILRSRNKFVDALAIYNSVLEKDSGCVEAYIGKGICLQMQNMGRPAFESFAEAIKLDPQNACALTHCGILYKDEGRLVDAAESYQKALKADASYKPAAECLAIVLTDLGTSLKLAGNTQEGIQKYYEALKIDPHYAPAYYNLGVVYSEMMQYDTALSCYEKAALERPMYAEAYCNMGVIYKNRGDLESAIACYERCLAVSPNFEIAKNNMAIALTDLGTKVKLEGDINQGVAYYKKALYYNWHYADAMYNLGVAYGEMLKFDMAVVFYELAFHFNPHCAEACNNLGVIYKDRDNLDKAVECYQLALSIKPNFSQSLNNLGVVYTVQGKMDAAASMIEKAIIANPTYAEAYNNLGVLYRDAGNITMAVTAYEQCLKIDPDSRNAGQNRLLAMNYINEGDDDKLFEAHRDWGRRFMRLYPQYDSWDNPKDPERPLVIGYISPDYFTHSVSYFIEAPLIYHDYGKYQVVVYSAVVKADAKTNRFRERVVKKGGLWRDIYGIDEKKVASMIRDDKIDILVELTGHTANNKLGTMACRPAPVQVTWIGYPNTTGLPTIDYRITDSLADPPGTKQKHVEELVRLPECFLCYTPSSEAGLVSPTPALSNGFITFGSFNNLAKITPKVLQVWARILCAVPNSRLVVKCKPFCCDSVRQKFLTTLEQLGLESLRVDLLPLILLNHDHMQAYSLMDISLDTFPYAGTTTTCESLYMGVPCVTMAGSVHAHNVGVSLLSKVGLGHLIAKNEDEYVQLALQLASDVTALQNLRASLRDLMSKSPVCDGQNFISGLEATYRGMWRRYCKGDVPSSRYMEMLKKEGVPEGVTNETSKPERVTMSKDTSSVSVESNGFNQAPLSTPNLTTSEDNENQSSQTTNSGKLS, translated from the exons ATGGCCTGGACTGAGAAAGATGTGAATGGGAGAGAGAAGGACCTGATTGCCGAAAATGGTTTCTTAAAAGATCGACAATCTTCTCCTGGTCCGAGTACTTCAACAGTTGATGTGATTCCACCGCCAAAGGCATTTGAAGGGAAAGATGCTCTTTCTTATGCTAACATTCTTCGGTCCAGGAACAAGTTTGTCGATGCTCTTGCAATATATAATAGTGTCTTGGAGAAAGATAGTGGGTGTGTTGAAGCTTACATTGGAAAAGGAATATGCCTTCAGATGCAGAACATGGGAAGGCCTGCATTTGAGAGCTTTGCTGAAGCCATTAAGTTGGATCCTCAGAATGCTTGTGCTCTCACTCACTGTGGTATATTATACAAAGATGAAGGTCGTCTGGTAGATGCTGCTGAG TCTTATCAAAAAGCTCTGAAAGCAGACGCTTCATACAAACCAGCTGCGGAATGCCTAGCCATTGTTCTAACTGACCTCGGTACCAGCTTGAAGCTTGCTGGCAATACACAGGAGGGAATTCAGAAGTATTATGAAGCTCTTAAAATTGATCCACACTATGCT CCTGCCTACTATAACCTTGGTGTTGTCTATTCTGAGATGATGCAATATGATACTGCCCTTAGCTGCTATGAGAAAGCTGCACTGGAGAGACCTATGTATGCTGAAGCATATTGCAACATGGGTGTCATTTATAAAAACCGTGGTGACTTAGAATCTGCCATTGCCTGTTATGAGAG GTGTCTAGCTGTGTCCCCTAACTTTGAGATTGCGAAAAATAATATGGCCATTGCCTTGACAGATTTGGGAACAAAG GTTAAGCTGGAGGGGGACATTAACCAGGGCGTGGCATATTACAAGAAGGCTTTGTATTATAATTGGCACTATGCAGATGCTATGTATAATCTTGGGGTTGCTTATGGTGAAATGTTGAAGTTCGATATG GCAGTTGTGTTCTATGAACTTGCTTTCCACTTCAACCCCCATTGTGCAGAGGCATGTAACAATTTAGGAGTAATATACAAAGATAGAGACAACCTTGATAAAGCCGTAGAGTGTTATCAG CTGGCATTGTCAATCAAACCAAACTTCTCACAGTCATTGAACAACCTTGGTGTTGTCTACACAGTTCAG GGTAAAATGGATGCTGCTGCTAGCATGATCGAGAAAGCTATCATTGCCAATCCCACTTACGCAGAAGCATATAACAATTTAG GGGTTCTTTACAGAGATGCTGGCAATATAACCATGGCTGTTACTGCTTATGAGCAATGCCTTAAGATAGATCCTGATTCTCGTAATGCAGGACAG AACCGGCTGCTAGCAATGAACTACATAAATGAAGGAGATGATGATAAACTTTTTGAGGCTCACAG GGATTGGGGAAGGCGATTTATGAGGTTATATCCACAATACGATTCGTGGGACAACCCTAAAGATCCAGAACGGCCTCTTGTGATTGGATACATTTCTCCAGATTATTTTACACATTCTGTGTCTTATTTCATTGAAGCCCCTCTTATTTATCATGACTATGGGAAATACCAGGTGGTTGTTTATTCAGCAGTGGTAAAG GCTGATGCAAAAACTAATAGATTTAGGGAAAGAGTCGTTAAAAAGGGTGGGCTATGGAGAGATATATATGGTATTGATGAAAAAAAGGTTGCAAGCATGATTAGAGACGATAAAATCGACATTTTGGTAGAGCTTACTGGTCATACAGCCAACAACAAATTGGGAACAATGGCATGTCGACCGGCACCTGTTCAG GTGACTTGGATTGGCTATCCCAATACTACTGGTTTGCCTACAATTGATTACCGAATAACTGATTCACTTGCAGATCCTCCTGGTACAAAGCAGAA GCATGTTGAGGAGTTAGTTCGACTTCCAGAATGCTTCCTTTGTTATACTCCTTCCTCAGAGGCTGGACTTGTTTCACCAACTCCTGCTCTTTCCAATGGCTTCATTACATTCGGTAGCTTTAATAACCTGGCAAAG ATAACACCCAAGGTATTGCAAGTTTGGGCGAGGATATTATGTGCTGTTCCAAACTCCCGTCTTGTGGTAAAATGCAAGCCATTTTGTTGTGACAGTGTTAGGCAGAAATTTCTTACAACATTGGAGCAGCTGGGTTTAGAATCTCTCCGTGTTGATCTCCTCCCTCTTATTCTCCTGAATCATGATCATATGCAAGCTTATTCTCTTATGGACATCAG TTTGGACACTTTTCCATATGCTGGAACAACAACGACCTGTGAATCTCTATACATGGGAGTGCCATGTGTTACCATGGCTGGTTCAGTACATGCTCATAATGTTGGTGTCAGTCTTCTCAGCAAAGTTG GGTTAGGACATTTGATAGCAAAAAATGAAGATGAATATGTGCAGTTGGCACTCCAACTGGCCTCGGACGTCACTGCTCTCCAGAACCTGAGAGCAAGTCTTCGAGACCTTATGTCTAAGTCACCTGTTTGTGATGGACAGAACTTCATCAGTGGTTTGGAGGCAACATATCGGGGCATGTGGCGCAGGTACTGCAAGGGTGATGTCCCATCTTCACGGTATATGGAAATGCTAAAGAAAGAGGGTGTTCCTGAAGGGGTAACTAACGAAACATCCAAACCAGAAAGGGTAACTATGTCAAAAGACACCTCTTCTGTTTCAGTCGAGTCTAATGGATTTAATCAGGCTCCATTGTCTACGCCGAATCTCACCACTAGTGAAGACAACGAGAACCAGTCGAGCCAGACTACAAATTCTGGTAAGCTGAGCTGA